A single genomic interval of Candidatus Uhrbacteria bacterium harbors:
- a CDS encoding DNA primase, protein MDVKEEIRNRVDIADFIGEYLELKKAGAGSFKAVCPFHAEKTPSFHVSKEKQIWHCFGCGEGGDVFAFLMRMEGIEFPEALRLLGKRAGVEIPRFSSTESNERSRVVEVNTMARAFYAKVLETSTLALEAREYVAKRAIPQELVQDFGLGYAPDRWDGLVVALRKRDFSDQELLAAGLAQRGRMGLIDRFRNRLMIPLEDAHGNTVGFTARVLPSATADAGPKYLNSPETAAYHKGEILFGLSKAKQDIKREHTVIIVEGNLDVIASHKAGVKHVVASSGTALTQAQIQLLKRYTTRLIFCFDQDAAGFAAALRGIHLATELGCDVEVLLIPREAGKDPDEVVQKDPELWRRIVSVPVPIMPYYFEHATRGKNLQDVVVKREVGHFLLGEIGRLSDAIEREHWLQKLSDLLRTDISVLRSLLIQKPSSPASVTEHPVPLPPKTPQSRAEKAFEQILGVFVQFPRQRATIAATLAPSESYGPLNELYRILLEAYNSGKFETWSAAPTPEHLARRLIAVGEEVAERVESEHLEPYVKEHLQVVLDGCARFAKKELLAELRQAEARGDAEAVSRILTQFSS, encoded by the coding sequence GTGGATGTCAAAGAAGAAATCCGGAATCGAGTAGATATTGCAGACTTCATCGGCGAATATTTAGAATTGAAAAAGGCGGGGGCGGGGAGCTTCAAGGCCGTCTGTCCTTTTCACGCCGAGAAGACCCCGTCATTCCACGTCTCGAAAGAAAAACAAATTTGGCATTGTTTCGGCTGCGGGGAAGGTGGGGACGTGTTCGCCTTTCTTATGCGCATGGAGGGGATTGAGTTTCCGGAGGCCCTGCGTCTTTTAGGGAAGCGTGCTGGCGTGGAAATCCCGCGATTCAGTTCCACCGAGTCTAACGAACGTTCGCGTGTGGTGGAAGTGAATACGATGGCGCGCGCCTTTTATGCGAAAGTTCTCGAGACTTCTACTCTCGCGCTCGAAGCGCGGGAGTATGTAGCAAAGCGCGCTATTCCCCAGGAACTCGTACAAGACTTTGGATTGGGCTACGCGCCTGATCGATGGGATGGGCTTGTGGTGGCGCTTCGCAAACGGGATTTTTCCGACCAGGAACTTCTTGCTGCCGGCCTGGCTCAACGTGGCCGCATGGGTCTTATTGATCGCTTCCGCAACCGCCTCATGATCCCGCTTGAAGATGCACATGGTAATACGGTTGGGTTTACGGCGCGCGTTCTTCCTTCCGCAACCGCGGATGCGGGGCCGAAGTATCTCAACTCTCCAGAAACTGCCGCTTATCACAAAGGAGAAATTCTTTTCGGTCTCTCAAAGGCAAAGCAAGACATTAAACGTGAACACACGGTCATTATTGTTGAGGGGAATCTTGACGTTATCGCTTCGCATAAAGCAGGAGTGAAGCACGTCGTCGCAAGCTCCGGGACGGCGCTCACGCAGGCACAAATTCAACTTCTCAAGCGTTACACAACGCGCCTCATATTTTGTTTCGACCAAGATGCAGCAGGTTTTGCGGCCGCGCTGCGTGGGATTCACTTAGCCACGGAGCTTGGGTGCGACGTAGAAGTGCTTCTCATTCCTCGCGAAGCAGGGAAAGATCCGGACGAGGTTGTGCAAAAAGATCCAGAACTCTGGCGACGGATTGTTTCCGTACCGGTGCCGATCATGCCGTATTATTTTGAACACGCAACGCGAGGAAAGAATCTGCAAGATGTTGTGGTCAAACGTGAAGTCGGCCATTTCTTGCTTGGCGAAATCGGGCGGCTCTCGGACGCCATTGAGCGTGAGCATTGGCTCCAAAAACTCTCAGACCTCTTGCGTACCGACATCAGTGTTCTTCGTTCTTTGCTTATTCAAAAACCGTCTTCTCCCGCCTCTGTCACCGAACATCCAGTACCTCTTCCTCCCAAAACCCCCCAATCTCGTGCCGAGAAGGCTTTTGAGCAAATTCTTGGGGTTTTCGTGCAATTTCCTCGCCAGCGTGCCACCATCGCCGCCACTCTTGCCCCGAGCGAATCTTACGGACCCCTCAACGAGCTTTACCGAATTTTGTTGGAAGCGTATAATTCCGGCAAATTTGAAACGTGGAGTGCGGCGCCTACCCCCGAGCATCTTGCACGACGCCTCATCGCGGTGGGCGAAGAGGTGGCAGAGCGCGTGGAGTCGGAGCATCTTGAGCCCTATGTGAAGGAACATTTGCAAGTGGTTCTTGATGGGTGCGCGCGTTTTGCAAAAAAAGAACTCTTAGCTGAACTGCGCCAGGCTGAAGCGCGTGGGGATGCCGAAGCCGTTTCAAGAATTCTTACTCAATTTTCTTCTTAA